In the genome of Streptomyces sp. Q6, the window GACGCGCGCGCCGCGTGGTGGGCCTGCTTGTCGGAGTGGCCGTTGTCGCGCGCGGCGACGGCGATCGAGGCGGCGAGGCGTTTGACGTCCCATTCGAAGGGCCCGGGGTGCGTCTCGTCGAAGTCGTTGAGGTCGAAGACGAGCGCGCGCTCGGGTGAGGCGAACAGGCCGAAGTTCAACAGGTGCGCGTCGCCGCAGAGTTGGACGCTCAGGCCGGTGTGTGTGGTCGCGGCGAGATCGCCGGCCATGACGGCGGCGGAGCCGCGCAGGAACGCGAACGGGCTCGCCGCCATCCGCCCGTACCGGATCGGCAGCAGGTCCTGGAGCCGGTCGGTGCCCTGCCGCTCCAGGACGACGACCGGGTCGGGGCGGTCCGCGCCCGGTATCCAGGGGGCGTGCGAGGAGCGGGGGGCGTGCTTGCGGGCGCGTTTGCCCTGGGCGGCGCGTTCGGCGGGGCTGCTCATGGCGTCGCCCCGCCGATCAGTAGCGCATGGCGCGGGAGACGTCGGCGGTGACGTCTCCGTCGAGGGAGCGGTTGCTGGTGGCCTTCGCGTCCTTCGACGTGTCGGCGTCGACGTCGGAGACGGTGAGGACGACGGTGTCGAGGAGGTTGCCGCCGCTGTCGCGGAAGTCGACCTGGACCGCGAACGACTTCTGGGACGAGGCGCTGTTGGTGACGGTGACCGGGACGGTGGCGCGGCCGCCGTCCTCGCCCACGTCGCCGAGCTTCACGTCGCTCTTGGCGTCGACGCCGCCCTTGATGTCGTCGAACTTCTCCTGCGCCTTCGCGGTCGCGGACGCCACCACGTCGGAGGCCTTGGAAGCGGCCGACGAGGCGGCGGAGACCGCCTTCGACGCCGCGTCGGAGGGGCTGGTGTCGCTGTCGGAGCAGCCCGCCACACCGACGGCGAGCGCCGCGACGAGCGCGGCCGCGCCCACCGTTCGTCCTGTTCGTACGCGCCGCATGCCACCCGTGCCCGCCATCCGAAACACCTCCGCTCGACCCGCCACTGCCGGTCGCCCCAGTCAACGGTGCGCCGCCGGGGGGCCGCATGCCCAGTACGGCAAACAGGTGACGCGGCACACGGTCCGGCAGGATGTGCCGCATGGGTGGCATGAGGCACATCGGCGACGAGGAACGGCGCGTGCGGCTCGCGCTCGCGCACCGGCTGGCTCCGCGGGCGCGGGCGGGCGGCGCGGAGGAGGTGGCCCGGTCCCTGGTGGCGCTGCACGGCACGGACCCGGCCACGGTGTACCTGGCGGTGGGCGCGCGGCTCACCGATCCCGGGGCGACGGTCGCGGACGTGGAGCGCGCGCTGTACGAGGACCAAACGCTCGTACGGATGCACGGCATGCGGCACACCGTGTTCGTGTTCCCCACCGAGCTGGCGGCGACGGTGCACGCGTCGACCGGGCTCGCCGTCGCCGCGAAGGCGCGGGCCGCGCTGGTCAAGGACCTGGCCACCGGCAGCGGCGGGCGGCTCACGGCGGAGTGGCTGACGGACGTCGAGGCGTCGGCGCTCCGTGCGCTCCAGCGGCGCGGGCAGGCCACGGTGTCCGAACTCGTGCGGGACGAACCCCGGCTGCGCGAGCAGTTCACGTACGGCAGGGGGAAGAGTTACGAGGCCGAGCAGACGGTGTCGTCGCGGCTGATGCGGGTGCTGGGCGTGGAGGGGCGGGTGGTGCGCGGGCGGCCGCTCGGGTCGTGGACGTCGACGCGGTTCCGCTGGGCGGTGATGCCGCCGCATCCCGAACTCCCGGTGGCGGCGGCCCAGTCGGATCTGCTGCGGCGCTGGCTCGCGGTGTGCGGTCCCGCGACGGAGGCCGACCTGAAGTGGTGGACGGGGTGGAAGGTCACGGAGGTCCGGCGGGCGCTGGGCGCGGTGGGGGCCGTGGAGGTGTCGTTGGACGGCGGCGGGGCCGTCGGGTATGTCCTGCCGGATCAACTCGACGCGCCTGAAGGGGACTTCGAGCCCTTCGCGGCGCTGCTGCCCGGCCTCGATCCGACCGCGATGGGCTGGCAGGAGCGGGACTGGTACTGCCCGCCCGAGTTGCGCCCCGACCTGTTCGACCGGAGCGGGAACATCGGGCCGACCGTGTGGTGGGGCGGGCGGATCGTGGGCGGGTGGGGTCAGCGGGCCGACGGCGCGGTGGTGTGGCGGTTGCTGGACACCTCGGGCGGGGCGGCGGCGCGGCGGGCGGTCACGGAGGAGGCGGCCCGGCTCACGTCCTGGCTGGACGGGGTCCGGGTGACGCCGCGGTTCCGTACACCGCTGGAGCGGGAGCTGGCGGAAGGGTAGGAGCGGTTCGGACGCGTCGGCCACCGCGGGGCCGACGCGGGCCGCCGGGAGTACTCGGCGACGCACCACCGGCGGCCGGGACCTCCGGCCGCCGGGAGCGGAGCAAGGGATCCGTCAGCGGCTGTACCGCATCAGTGCCCGCACCATGTGACACGTCGTGTCCGACGGCGGATGGATGCCGACGAGCTCGGCCGTGGAGCGGATCCTTCGGTTGGTGGCCTGGTCGGGCAGGTAGACGCCGGAGTCGAGCAGGGCTATCGCGAGGCGCATCGCCTTGAGCCGGCGATTGTGCGTGATGTACCAGTCGCGGGGGCGCCCCGCGGGGAGCGCCCTCTTCTCCAGTGGGGTGTACGGCAGATCGATCAGCATCGGCGCGGCGGCAGCGGGCACAGGCATCCTCCTGTCGCGAGATCGAGAGCCCCCGAAGCTCTCGAACACTGCTTCTATTCTACTGCCGCCCACTGACAAAAGCCGCTGGCCAAGGCCCAGTTGAGGGCTCGCCAAAGGCGTCCCGCGAAGCGCCTCGCGTACCGTTGGCCCCATGGAGATCTGGATCAACCCGGCCTGTTCGAAGTGCCGCGGCGCGCTCACCCTGCTCGACGCGGAGGGCGCCGACTACACGGTGCGCCGCTACCTGGAGGACGTGCCGGACCCCGACGAGATCCGGGCCGTGCTCGACCGGCTCGGGCTCGAACCGTGGGACATCACCCGCACCCAGGAGGCCGACGCGAAGGAGCTCGGCGTGAAGGGGTGGGCGCGGGACGCGGACAGCCGCGAGCGGTGGATCGAGGCCCTCGCCGCGCACCCGAAGCTGATCCAGCGCCCCCTCATCACGGCCGACGACGGCACGGCCGTGGTGGGCCGCACCGAAGAGGCCGTACGGGACGCCCTCCAGCGGCGCGGCCCGGGAGCACCACGTACATCAACTCCCGTGTGACACACGTTACTTGAGCGACAGGTGCGGTCCTTGAGCGCGCAGGGCCGGCCACGCGTACGTAACGGCGTGCGCAGCAACGTTCGTCTCATGACAGGAGGCGCGCATGTCACGCAGGAGGACACTCGGCCCGCAGAAGCGGCTCGTCCTGACCGCGGCCGCGGCGGTGATCGCGGGCGGCGGGGCGTTCGCGCTCGCCGCGAGCAGTGACGCGGCACAGGTCGACCAGGGCGGCGCGAGCGCGGTGGTGTGCGACGGGCTCGCCACCGCGCTCGCCAACAACCAGAAGTTCATCGACGGGCAGAAGGCCGCGCCGGACGCCCAGTCGGCGGCACGGATCGCCAACCGGGAGGCGGTGATCGCCGAGATCCGGCGGAAGCAGGCGGCCTCCGGGTGCGAGACGGAGGCGACCGCCACGGCGTCCCCGGACCCGTCCGTCACCGCCGCCACCTCTCCCCCGGCCTCTCCCCCGACCTCGGCCTCCGCCTCCGCTTCGGCCCCCGCCGAGGCTCCCCCCGAGGCTTCCTCCGGCGCTTCCGCCGGGGCCGGTGAGCAGGTCTGTGTCGGATCCACCGTCACCCTCTCCGGCGAGGGCGGCGCGCCCGCCGCGTCCAGCGGTCAGTTCCCCGTCGGGACCCGGCTCAAGGTCACGAACCTGGACAACGACAAGTCCACGACCGTCGAGGTCACCTCCGCGTCCGGCTCCTGCGCGCTGCTCAACAACGCCGCCTTCGAGCAGGTCCGCGAGCCCGGCAAGTTCCTCATCCGCAACGCCCGCATCGAGAAGGTGTCATGACAGTGACGTAGGACACCCTCCTGTTCGAAACCCATCGCATACGAGTTCACGGGCCCCGTCCCACCACGGGCGCCTCCGGTAACACGGGGTTCACAAACGGGCAACGGCCGGGAAATCGCCTGTTGACAGGCTGCCCGGCAGATAAAGACCCGTGACTGAGGATGTGGCCCGTGACGTTCAAGGCTGAGTACATCTGGATCGACGGCACTGAGCCGACGGCCAAGCTTCGTTCGAAGACGAAGATAATCGCCGGCGCGCCGGACGGCCTGGACTCGCTGCCGATCTGGGGTTTCGACGGGTCCTCCACGAACCAGGCCGAGGGGCACGCCTCCGACCGCGTCCTGAAGCCCGTCGCCGTGTACCCGGACCCGATCCGCGGCGGCGACGACGTCCTCGTCATGTGCGAGGTCCTCAACATCGACATGACGCCGCACGAGTCCAACACGCGTGCCGCGCTCGCCGAGGTCGAGGAGAAGTTCGGCGCCCAGGAGCCGATCTTCGGCATCGAGCAGGAGTACACCTTCTTCGAGGGCGACCGTCCGCTCGGCTTCCCCGTCGGCGGCTTCCCGGCCGCACAGGGCGGCTACTACTGCGGCGTCGGCACCGACGAGATCCACGGCCGTGACGTCGTCGAGGCGCACCTGGACAACTGCCTCAAGGCGGGCCTCGGCATCTCCGGCATCAACGCCGAGGTCATGCCGGGCCAGTGGGAGTTCCAGGTGGGCCCGCTCGCCCCGCTGGAGGTCTCCGACCAGCTGTGGGTGGCCCGCTGGCTGCTCTACCGCACCGCCGAGGACTTCAAGGTCTCGGCCACCCTCGACCCGAAGCCGGTCAAGGGCGACTGGAACGGCGCGGGCGCGCACACCAACTTCTCCACCAAGGCGATGCGCGAGGGCTACGACGCGATCATCACCGCGTGCGAGTCGCTGGGCGAGGGTTCCAAGCCGCTCGACCACGTCAAGAACTACGGCGCCGGCATCGACGACCGTCTGACGGGCCTGCACGAGACCGCCCCGTGGAACGAGTACTCGTACGGTGTCTCGAACCGTGGCGCCTCGGTCCGTATCCCGTGGCAGGTCGAGAAGGACGGCAAGGGCTACATCGAGGACCGCCGTCCCAACGCCAACGTCGACCCGTACGTCGTGACGCGGCTGCTCGTCGACACCTGCTGCTCCGCGCTGGAGAAGGCCGGACAGGTCTGATCCCGGTCCCATCCACGTCGGATTCAGGCCAACTGTCGTGACGAGGGCGCCCGCTTCTTCCGCGGGCGCCCTCTCCTTTGCGTATCCCGTCTGCTTCAATAAGGACATGGCCAGTTTCCAGAACATCACCGCGCGGGGTCGTCGTCACGACCTCGAGCCGTTCTGGCCCTCCCGCCAGCACCACGACTTCGACCGGGTGTGTTGCCGCGCGACGAACGCGCAGGCCCTCTAAAACCGCTCCGGCAGATCCGCCCGGCGGCCTTCGGTCCGCGCGCACGACGTACGTCCCTTCCTCAGACGGCCTCTCGCGCGAAAGAGACGACCACCATGGCTCACGCCCGCCCCCTCTCCGTTGCCCCCTCCCCCGCCGCCCGCACCCGGCTGCGCGCCGTCGACCGCGACGAGGTCGCCGCGCTCGCCGACGTCACCGAGTTCCTGCCGCCGGGCGCCACCCTGCTGCCCGCGCCGCCGCACGCCCTGCCCACGCTGCCGGGCCGCCCGCCGATGATCGGCTACCTGGTGCTCGTCCCGGCCGACCAGCAGCCGCTGCTGCCCGTCACCGCCGAGCCCGCCCCGCTGCCGCAGGCCTCCCCCGACGCGCTCATCGGGATCGACACCGCGCAGCGCACCGCGAGCGTCGAGGGGCGCCGACTCGACCTGACGTACCTGGAGTTCGAGCTGCTCGCGCACCTGGTCGCGCATCCGCACCGGGTGCACACGCGGGACGCGCTCGTCACCACCGTGTGGGGGTACGGGCACGTCGGTGACGGCCGCACCGTCGACGTCCACGTCGCCCGGCTGCGCCGCAAGCTCGGCGCCGAGCACCGCGCGGTCATCCAGACCGTGCGACGCGTGGGCTACAAGTACGCGCCGCCGGCCGGCCGCTGATCCGCTCCGGGGGTGGTGCCAACACCACCCCCGACAGGGGTGCTGTTCCCCCTGACCCCGGCCGCCGCACCGGCGACACTGAAGGCACGGGGCCGGGCGGAGCGGACGGAGCGGGCGATGGGGACCAGAGTGCGGAGTGCCGCGGTGGCGGGGCTGCGGGGGCTCGTGCTCGCCGTGGCCGGGCTCGCCGGGTCGATCGCCCTGTTCGTCCTGAGCGTCCTGTCGATCGCCTTCGTCGTCCTCGGTGTCGGCGCGCTCACCACCCCCTGGGTGCTCGGCCTGGTGCGGCACTGGGCGAACTGGCGGCGGGTCGTCGCCGCCGAGTGGTGCGGGGTACGGATCCCGGCGACGTACCGACCGTTTCCGGACGATCTGCGCGGCGGGGTCGTCGGTCAGGCCGAGCGGTGCCGGCTGATGCTGGCCGACCCGGCGACCTGGCGCGATCTGCGGTGGCTGCCGGTCGACATGACCGCCGGGTTCGTGACGGCGCTGCTGCCCGCGGCGCTGATCGTCTACCCGCTGGAGGGGTACGCGCTCGCGGCCGGGCTGTGGCGGGTCTTCACCGACGGCACGTACGTCGGCTGGTGGTACGGGTTCGTGCCGGTCAGCGGCCAGGGCACAGCCCTGCTCGCCGCCCTGCTCGGTACGGCGCTGCTCGCCACCGGCCTCTTCGTGGCGCCCGCGCTGCTACGGGTGCACTTCCTCCTGACCCGGTCCGTGATCGCACCGGCCGACGGTGAACTCGCCGAGCGGGTCAGGGTGTTGACCGAGACCCGGCGTGACGCGGTGGACACCTC includes:
- the glnII gene encoding glutamine synthetase produces the protein MTFKAEYIWIDGTEPTAKLRSKTKIIAGAPDGLDSLPIWGFDGSSTNQAEGHASDRVLKPVAVYPDPIRGGDDVLVMCEVLNIDMTPHESNTRAALAEVEEKFGAQEPIFGIEQEYTFFEGDRPLGFPVGGFPAAQGGYYCGVGTDEIHGRDVVEAHLDNCLKAGLGISGINAEVMPGQWEFQVGPLAPLEVSDQLWVARWLLYRTAEDFKVSATLDPKPVKGDWNGAGAHTNFSTKAMREGYDAIITACESLGEGSKPLDHVKNYGAGIDDRLTGLHETAPWNEYSYGVSNRGASVRIPWQVEKDGKGYIEDRRPNANVDPYVVTRLLVDTCCSALEKAGQV
- a CDS encoding winged helix DNA-binding domain-containing protein yields the protein MRHIGDEERRVRLALAHRLAPRARAGGAEEVARSLVALHGTDPATVYLAVGARLTDPGATVADVERALYEDQTLVRMHGMRHTVFVFPTELAATVHASTGLAVAAKARAALVKDLATGSGGRLTAEWLTDVEASALRALQRRGQATVSELVRDEPRLREQFTYGRGKSYEAEQTVSSRLMRVLGVEGRVVRGRPLGSWTSTRFRWAVMPPHPELPVAAAQSDLLRRWLAVCGPATEADLKWWTGWKVTEVRRALGAVGAVEVSLDGGGAVGYVLPDQLDAPEGDFEPFAALLPGLDPTAMGWQERDWYCPPELRPDLFDRSGNIGPTVWWGGRIVGGWGQRADGAVVWRLLDTSGGAAARRAVTEEAARLTSWLDGVRVTPRFRTPLERELAEG
- a CDS encoding winged helix-turn-helix domain-containing protein, with protein sequence MAHARPLSVAPSPAARTRLRAVDRDEVAALADVTEFLPPGATLLPAPPHALPTLPGRPPMIGYLVLVPADQQPLLPVTAEPAPLPQASPDALIGIDTAQRTASVEGRRLDLTYLEFELLAHLVAHPHRVHTRDALVTTVWGYGHVGDGRTVDVHVARLRRKLGAEHRAVIQTVRRVGYKYAPPAGR
- a CDS encoding arsenate reductase family protein encodes the protein MEIWINPACSKCRGALTLLDAEGADYTVRRYLEDVPDPDEIRAVLDRLGLEPWDITRTQEADAKELGVKGWARDADSRERWIEALAAHPKLIQRPLITADDGTAVVGRTEEAVRDALQRRGPGAPRTSTPV
- a CDS encoding sensor histidine kinase, which translates into the protein MGTRVRSAAVAGLRGLVLAVAGLAGSIALFVLSVLSIAFVVLGVGALTTPWVLGLVRHWANWRRVVAAEWCGVRIPATYRPFPDDLRGGVVGQAERCRLMLADPATWRDLRWLPVDMTAGFVTALLPAALIVYPLEGYALAAGLWRVFTDGTYVGWWYGFVPVSGQGTALLAALLGTALLATGLFVAPALLRVHFLLTRSVIAPADGELAERVRVLTETRRDAVDTSAAELRRIERDLHDGAQARLVAMGMDLGTIEALIEKDPARAKEMVARARRSSAEALTELRDLVRGIHPPVLAERGLGDAVRALALRLPVATEVEVAVELAGRPQAPVEAAAYFAAGEALANAVKHAGADRIWVDIAHIDGMLRISVTDDGKGGAAVAPGGGLAGIERRLGTFDGVLAVSSPAGGPTMVTMEIPCVLS